In the genome of Candidatus Nitrosotenuis sp. DW1, one region contains:
- a CDS encoding magnesium transporter CorA family protein, with translation MKKDIFTSKLPHLRKQPQPDAVVQSHVETIQGNGFSWIDIQNPDRAEIVKLGQMYNFNELNLDDSISKIQLPKIDNYDDHSFIILHFPPMVLKRGLPRFNQLAIFIGKDFLVTIHYGDLKPLVEMFAMCKENVQHRNELLGKSPGFLLYKIVDILVDDLLHTLRRIVANLDEIEDDVFDENKSTPKKISMLRREITILRRVVHPLRKIVLETSKNTQRFSNPEDDLIIHFDDVIDHIDKVAETLDEAKETMEIYKDTDFMLSTEKANKILGVLTIIFTLTIPPSVIAAIYGMNVNLPGGIQTGSWTFLGPYTTLIFVLIISGIPALFMLFHFYKRGWLID, from the coding sequence TTGAAAAAGGACATATTCACAAGCAAGCTGCCTCATCTCCGAAAGCAGCCGCAACCTGACGCCGTAGTTCAGAGTCACGTTGAGACGATTCAAGGAAATGGATTTTCTTGGATTGACATTCAAAACCCCGACAGGGCAGAAATTGTGAAACTCGGACAGATGTACAACTTTAACGAGCTAAACTTGGATGACTCTATCTCAAAGATTCAGCTTCCAAAAATAGACAACTATGACGATCATTCCTTTATCATTTTGCATTTTCCTCCAATGGTTCTAAAAAGAGGACTGCCGAGATTCAACCAGCTTGCAATATTTATCGGAAAAGACTTTCTGGTCACCATTCATTATGGAGATCTAAAGCCTTTGGTTGAAATGTTTGCCATGTGCAAGGAAAACGTACAGCACAGAAACGAGCTACTTGGAAAATCCCCCGGGTTTCTCTTGTACAAAATTGTAGACATTCTGGTAGATGATCTGTTGCATACATTGCGAAGAATCGTGGCAAACCTGGATGAAATAGAGGACGACGTATTTGATGAAAACAAATCAACTCCTAAAAAAATCTCAATGCTGAGGCGGGAAATCACGATTCTGAGGCGGGTGGTTCATCCGTTGAGAAAAATCGTGCTGGAGACATCAAAGAACACACAGCGATTCTCAAATCCTGAAGACGACTTGATCATTCACTTTGATGATGTAATTGACCATATAGACAAAGTTGCAGAAACATTGGATGAGGCAAAGGAAACAATGGAAATCTACAAGGACACTGACTTTATGCTCAGTACCGAAAAGGCAAACAAAATCCTTGGCGTTCTTACCATCATATTTACACTGACCATTCCGCCCTCTGTGATTGCTGCCATATATGGAATGAACGTAAACCTTCCGGGCGGAATACAGACCGGCTCGTGGACGTTTTTGGGGCCGTACACCACGCTCATTTTTGTCTTGATAATATCCGGCATCCCTGCGCTTTTCATGCTGTTCCACTTTTACAAGCGCGGATGGCTAATCGACTAG
- a CDS encoding thermonuclease family protein, with protein sequence MARFNIFWGIAAVIAFGFIMMSLFANPNSSLFQNNPIISEWTENIEAKFMDAYNSTIQEYGADKTDVLDPCKMRESFGDINGISKCGESLGDYNCGGSAECFSGTVSRIIDGDTIVVDDVTVRFALASAPELSESGGVEAKQLLENICPVGSKALVDEDDRQTDGSYGRTIAKIYCNDVSLNEELVNRGFGSIDSRFCTQSEFSGENWAKEHGC encoded by the coding sequence TTGGCAAGATTCAACATATTCTGGGGAATTGCAGCAGTAATTGCTTTTGGGTTCATAATGATGTCATTATTTGCAAATCCAAATTCTTCATTATTCCAAAACAATCCCATCATCTCTGAATGGACTGAAAACATTGAAGCCAAATTCATGGATGCTTATAATTCCACTATTCAAGAATATGGTGCAGACAAAACCGATGTCTTGGATCCGTGTAAGATGAGGGAATCCTTTGGAGACATTAATGGAATTTCAAAATGCGGCGAATCCCTTGGGGATTATAATTGTGGTGGAAGTGCAGAGTGTTTTAGTGGTACTGTAAGCAGAATAATTGACGGTGACACCATTGTTGTGGATGATGTAACTGTAAGATTTGCACTTGCTTCTGCTCCAGAACTATCAGAATCTGGCGGAGTGGAAGCAAAGCAACTCTTGGAAAATATATGTCCTGTGGGCTCTAAGGCATTAGTTGATGAGGATGACCGTCAAACAGACGGCAGTTATGGAAGAACTATAGCTAAAATCTATTGCAACGATGTGTCATTAAATGAGGAGCTTGTAAATCGGGGCTTTGGCAGTATCGATTCTCGATTCTGCACTCAAAGCGAATTTTCAGGAGAGAATTGGGCCAAAGAGCACGGCTGTTAG
- a CDS encoding DUF5658 family protein, whose amino-acid sequence MKAIKEKLEQAFIYPYFIHAGIADAVTTIFALQLGFSELNPLISMLFPTQIGLIPATLVAFAYLRTLSAVWMFKKKKNIRIMLWISLYFPAVFNVFNIVWHYLNLA is encoded by the coding sequence ATGAAAGCAATAAAAGAAAAACTAGAACAGGCGTTTATCTATCCATATTTTATCCATGCCGGAATCGCAGATGCGGTAACAACGATTTTTGCATTACAGTTGGGATTCTCAGAACTGAATCCTTTGATATCGATGTTATTTCCAACCCAAATTGGTTTGATTCCGGCCACCTTGGTAGCGTTTGCATATCTGAGGACGCTAAGTGCTGTGTGGATGTTCAAGAAAAAGAAAAACATCAGAATCATGCTGTGGATTTCTCTTTATTTCCCAGCCGTTTTTAATGTCTTTAACATAGTGTGGCATTACCTTAATCTCGCATAG
- a CDS encoding ferritin: MKISEEISKLLHEQIAIEANASNYYLSVASWCKVNGYDGAACFFRGHSSEERQHMLKIIQYLNELRIHATIPQIAAPPQDMQSLEQVCRAALESEKNVTKSIDRIINTAQKENDHRTSTFLEWFVKEQVEEEDLFESVLQKFDVIGRDKLALHEIDKILDKLKDDKNA, translated from the coding sequence ATGAAAATTTCTGAGGAGATTTCTAAATTACTCCATGAACAAATAGCAATTGAAGCCAATGCATCTAATTATTATCTGTCGGTAGCTTCTTGGTGCAAAGTAAACGGTTACGATGGTGCTGCATGTTTTTTCCGAGGTCATTCTTCTGAAGAAAGACAGCACATGCTGAAAATCATTCAATACCTAAATGAGTTAAGAATACATGCCACAATTCCTCAAATTGCAGCACCGCCACAGGACATGCAATCTCTTGAACAGGTATGTAGAGCTGCCTTGGAAAGTGAGAAAAACGTCACAAAGTCAATTGACAGAATAATCAATACTGCACAAAAAGAAAACGACCACAGAACTTCCACTTTTCTGGAATGGTTCGTCAAAGAGCAGGTTGAAGAGGAAGACCTTTTTGAATCAGTATTGCAAAAATTTGATGTGATAGGTAGAGACAAGCTTGCATTACATGAAATTGACAAAATCCTAGATAAGCTCAAAGATGACAAGAATGCTTAG
- a CDS encoding Fic family protein, which produces MTSNNEIIMNLDNQYLIDVNEKILKRHARIKNVKVYIETTKNIDLVIPTVNSIGNSGNRKEDLIEKAACIMAVIPWAQVFFDGNRRTGIIAASKFLRDNGYELDIDSENENLELRGMLSEIKKQSQTLNQDIMKQLSFYISKRIKPL; this is translated from the coding sequence ATGACATCAAACAATGAGATAATAATGAATCTGGATAATCAATATTTAATTGATGTTAATGAGAAAATTCTCAAAAGACATGCGAGAATAAAGAATGTCAAGGTATACATCGAGACTACTAAAAATATTGATCTTGTAATTCCAACAGTAAACAGTATTGGTAATTCTGGAAATAGAAAAGAAGATTTGATTGAAAAAGCAGCGTGCATAATGGCTGTGATTCCTTGGGCTCAAGTATTCTTTGATGGTAATAGAAGAACTGGGATTATCGCTGCAAGTAAATTTCTACGTGATAACGGATATGAATTAGATATTGATTCAGAAAACGAAAATTTGGAGTTAAGAGGTATGTTAAGTGAGATCAAGAAACAGAGCCAAACCTTGAACCAAGATATTATGAAACAGCTGTCTTTTTATATTTCAAAAAGAATTAAGCCATTATGA
- a CDS encoding ATP-dependent helicase, with the protein MNITLNPEQQQAVTHLGSPLLVIAGPGSGKTRVIIERVMHLIKSGIKPSEILCLTFSEKAAEEMKQRLEKLTDVTEMEISTFHSFAKEILEDNVLDSGIGMSSGVIKRSSQLVWGLKHIDDFKLEYLEIGNNSVEIIESIIDGISTFKDELISPEEIQKYIRIKLEKDISDEERNFLLKLSDLCKVYFKYQEFQRSKAVIDFDDMVIQTIELFKKKSSVLSKYQKKFKHVLVDEFQDNNFAQLELVKLITKDGNVTVVGDDDQSIYRFQGAYLTNFKDFQSHFPKTTVIVLNRNYRSPQNIVSLASQLLEGLPERQQKKLKSEYEEGDKVTVAQCANESAEVEFVVKTIKELLGKKIKRRDGTDSPLTYKDFVILSRRKSEGKKFAKSLKAHGLPTNFIGESNIFSSPVIRDMMAFLRIANKPTAAGIEIVRLMKNHGISEMNIARINHAAMKRARNDPTDIDFVFETLKNCNSLDVTQKDEIREIAQQIQRIIELESKSTISEMVYQIMVSVSDLYKRLIQSDTPENRRNQLILKEFYNISIEYESLNPQGELDDFIKYLSLMGQFDIELKEGVGGDDSISVTTIHQSKGQEFPAVFIVDVATNKLPLRYQAKKFYVPNDLSKGVIRTEDEKELYVQEERRLLYVAMTRAQNLLYITYAKRYGQNIRETKPSKFLEDLKFDKNPLINVVEYQGQSGEALLEEEKKIERIKQDLQTKAVRSLNQMHLKSAIQRIIELAKVKYFEENGTIQNFKPEDILKIDNSDTSLDDEIQGKRTPVINKDELRLSASKIKTYLDCPLKFKFAHILQVPTPPKPYFDLGSAVHAVAEHLTKLQLEGIPPTEELAFKILAREWNSGGFQNDTQENQSKEKAKEMIRTYLKWTKENPNSPVAVEQRFTVEIGGVPFNGFIDRVEKTPDGKFEVIDFKTGGVYENSKSVREDPQMNIYALGVEKLYGKQPQKTSLFYLKHDKIVENPIEEQQVEKVRQAIDEKVKLILNEEFEATPSYQTCRLCDFWSICDQKEVDE; encoded by the coding sequence ATGAACATAACATTAAACCCCGAACAGCAGCAGGCTGTTACTCATTTGGGAAGCCCGCTACTTGTAATTGCCGGTCCGGGAAGCGGAAAGACCAGAGTAATTATTGAGCGGGTAATGCATCTTATAAAATCAGGAATAAAACCTTCCGAAATTCTATGCCTTACATTTTCTGAAAAAGCCGCAGAAGAGATGAAACAGAGACTCGAAAAACTCACAGATGTCACGGAGATGGAAATCAGCACGTTTCATTCTTTTGCAAAAGAGATTCTTGAGGACAATGTTCTTGATTCAGGCATCGGGATGTCATCTGGCGTAATCAAGAGATCATCCCAGTTGGTATGGGGTCTTAAGCACATTGACGATTTCAAATTAGAGTATCTGGAAATCGGGAATAATTCTGTAGAAATCATTGAATCCATAATAGATGGGATTAGCACGTTCAAAGACGAGCTGATATCTCCTGAAGAGATTCAAAAATACATAAGGATAAAACTGGAAAAAGACATCTCAGATGAGGAGAGAAATTTTCTTCTCAAATTATCTGATTTATGCAAAGTTTATTTCAAATACCAAGAATTTCAGCGAAGCAAAGCAGTAATTGATTTTGACGACATGGTAATACAGACAATTGAGCTTTTCAAAAAGAAGTCAAGCGTTCTCTCAAAGTATCAAAAAAAGTTCAAGCATGTTCTTGTGGATGAATTCCAGGACAACAACTTTGCACAGCTTGAACTTGTCAAGTTAATTACAAAGGACGGCAATGTCACAGTTGTCGGAGACGACGACCAGAGCATATACAGGTTCCAGGGGGCATACCTGACAAACTTTAAGGATTTCCAGTCTCATTTCCCAAAGACTACAGTTATTGTTTTGAATCGCAATTACCGCAGCCCGCAGAACATAGTAAGCCTTGCAAGCCAACTGCTGGAAGGCCTGCCCGAAAGACAACAAAAAAAACTCAAATCAGAATACGAGGAAGGCGACAAGGTCACCGTTGCCCAGTGTGCAAACGAGTCAGCCGAAGTCGAGTTTGTTGTCAAGACGATAAAGGAGCTTCTTGGTAAGAAGATCAAACGAAGAGACGGAACAGACAGTCCTCTTACCTACAAGGATTTTGTCATACTATCGCGAAGAAAGTCAGAGGGGAAAAAGTTTGCCAAGTCATTAAAGGCGCATGGACTTCCAACTAATTTCATTGGGGAATCTAACATCTTTTCATCCCCGGTCATAAGGGATATGATGGCGTTTTTGCGAATTGCAAACAAGCCAACTGCTGCAGGAATCGAGATTGTCCGCCTGATGAAAAACCATGGAATTTCCGAGATGAACATAGCTAGGATCAACCATGCTGCGATGAAGAGGGCAAGAAACGATCCTACAGACATCGACTTTGTTTTTGAAACACTGAAAAATTGTAACAGTCTTGATGTTACACAAAAAGACGAGATAAGGGAGATTGCACAGCAGATTCAGAGAATAATCGAGCTTGAAAGCAAGTCCACGATCAGCGAGATGGTGTACCAGATAATGGTGTCAGTCTCTGATCTTTACAAGCGACTCATACAGTCAGACACGCCGGAAAACAGAAGGAATCAACTGATACTAAAAGAGTTTTACAACATATCAATAGAATACGAGTCTCTAAATCCCCAGGGGGAGCTTGATGATTTCATAAAGTATCTTTCTTTGATGGGCCAATTCGACATCGAGCTAAAAGAAGGTGTTGGTGGGGACGATTCCATATCTGTCACCACCATACATCAGAGCAAGGGCCAAGAGTTTCCGGCGGTTTTCATTGTCGATGTTGCAACTAACAAACTTCCGCTAAGATACCAGGCAAAAAAATTCTATGTTCCAAATGATCTATCCAAAGGAGTCATCAGGACAGAGGATGAAAAGGAGCTCTATGTACAAGAAGAGAGAAGATTGCTTTATGTTGCAATGACAAGAGCGCAAAACCTGCTTTACATAACCTACGCAAAACGGTACGGTCAGAACATCAGAGAAACAAAGCCTTCAAAGTTCCTAGAGGACTTAAAATTTGACAAAAATCCACTCATCAATGTCGTAGAATATCAAGGCCAAAGTGGAGAAGCTTTACTTGAAGAAGAAAAGAAAATCGAGAGAATAAAGCAGGACCTTCAGACAAAAGCAGTGAGGTCGCTCAACCAGATGCACCTCAAGAGCGCTATTCAAAGAATAATCGAGCTTGCCAAGGTAAAGTACTTTGAGGAGAACGGGACAATTCAGAATTTCAAGCCAGAAGACATTCTGAAAATAGACAACAGTGATACAAGTCTTGATGATGAGATTCAAGGAAAGAGAACCCCCGTAATTAACAAAGACGAGCTAAGACTGAGTGCATCGAAAATCAAGACATACCTTGACTGCCCACTGAAATTCAAATTTGCGCACATATTGCAGGTGCCCACTCCTCCCAAACCATACTTTGATCTAGGAAGTGCAGTGCATGCAGTAGCAGAGCATCTGACAAAACTCCAGCTCGAAGGGATACCTCCAACAGAGGAACTCGCATTTAAGATATTAGCAAGAGAGTGGAACTCAGGCGGATTCCAGAACGATACTCAGGAGAACCAGTCAAAGGAAAAAGCAAAGGAGATGATCAGAACATACCTCAAGTGGACAAAAGAAAATCCAAATTCGCCAGTAGCAGTAGAGCAGAGATTCACCGTGGAAATAGGTGGCGTTCCGTTTAACGGTTTTATTGACAGGGTGGAAAAAACTCCAGACGGCAAGTTCGAGGTCATTGATTTTAAGACAGGCGGAGTCTATGAAAACAGCAAATCAGTCAGGGAAGATCCACAGATGAACATCTATGCCTTGGGTGTGGAAAAATTATACGGCAAGCAGCCACAAAAGACTTCGCTGTTTTATCTAAAACATGACAAAATTGTAGAGAATCCGATCGAAGAGCAACAAGTTGAGAAGGTCAGGCAGGCCATTGATGAAAAAGTCAAATTGATTCTAAATGAAGAGTTTGAGGCAACACCTAGCTATCAGACTTGCAGGCTGTGCGACTTTTGGAGCATTTGTGATCAGAAGGAAGTTGACGAATAA
- a CDS encoding HFX_2341 family transcriptional regulator domain-containing protein, producing MSKLAKLRIHIAPVGFEIDRIVLPAVRMKADKIWLIRDSNPVQDKARPYIEKIVNEFKKQKIKVEFSESDRGDIFQILKAVKEIFEKEANNDIYVNVSSGSKIQAIACMMACMIFRESNTTPYYAEPESYPATQGKQQSTGLKDLVELPKYEIHKPKHELVEALKIVKNHDGKITKKEMAKISEENKLITVNAREENFEQARFASLDKNIIQPLEEQWGFIEVEKIGRNRWIKMTPEGNHAAEFLI from the coding sequence ATGAGCAAACTGGCAAAATTACGCATACACATAGCACCTGTCGGCTTTGAAATCGACAGAATTGTACTTCCAGCTGTAAGGATGAAGGCAGATAAGATTTGGCTAATCCGCGACAGCAATCCTGTGCAAGACAAAGCTAGGCCATACATTGAAAAAATTGTAAATGAATTCAAAAAACAAAAGATCAAAGTTGAATTCTCAGAATCTGACCGTGGGGATATTTTTCAGATCCTAAAAGCAGTAAAGGAGATATTTGAAAAAGAAGCAAATAATGATATTTATGTAAACGTGTCCTCAGGTTCAAAGATTCAAGCCATTGCGTGCATGATGGCATGTATGATTTTTAGAGAAAGCAACACTACGCCATATTATGCAGAGCCTGAGAGTTATCCTGCAACTCAGGGAAAACAACAATCAACGGGGTTAAAAGATTTGGTTGAATTACCAAAATATGAAATTCACAAGCCAAAACACGAACTTGTTGAGGCATTAAAGATAGTAAAAAATCATGACGGCAAAATAACTAAGAAAGAAATGGCAAAGATTTCTGAAGAAAACAAACTGATTACTGTAAATGCCAGAGAAGAAAATTTCGAACAAGCCAGATTCGCAAGCCTTGATAAAAATATCATACAGCCATTAGAAGAACAATGGGGATTTATCGAAGTTGAGAAAATTGGAAGAAACCGGTGGATAAAGATGACGCCAGAGGGAAATCATGCCGCTGAATTTCTGATATAA
- a CDS encoding restriction endonuclease, which yields MSKPGESFEAQIALMLHSADFVIKEQPHKIMHKGKQIGDLDVLAQEPSSGEIIGVSCKDWHGQVPGSEQFSHLVEMLEFENLKYGIFASSGDIANTLPLRAEHVRNTKGINIVLLDHDEITRLKKFAYSKQTTDIEDYFKTRLGLITNKKRTIADEMHAQKDVTIGRTIGCERLLPVNFWNESPRYIMNNHDLVPSDSTLKLEPYLVINYRLYVQARHQNTGKPKESNGVETVIVDAVHGTIVPENDPVFKHLIKYYANAEIHTAVQEKGFTIKKTEPFVNQRETIRAVREQIAAQNEIRTHYTTAKNEQRQKIVRPRSDDVRIIGSYLIYVPVWDVRFNLGDKTYQRIYFGYDDEDVILDEMSKCQIKSCEYNTNSICLTCHSTTCDNHNRPCLVCSDILCEICAHVCIDCRKNFCNKHNPQTVCGICRATLCKNCSTVLCTECKTMMCSNHREKCSRCNDYVCISHIISKKYILVAKNFCSQLCLNRFDETYRTRGIFVRLKKILMK from the coding sequence TGATAAAAGAACAGCCCCACAAAATAATGCACAAGGGAAAACAGATTGGAGATTTGGATGTTTTAGCACAAGAACCATCCAGCGGAGAAATCATAGGAGTGTCATGCAAGGACTGGCACGGCCAAGTGCCAGGCTCTGAACAATTTTCCCATCTTGTCGAAATGCTTGAATTTGAAAATCTAAAGTACGGAATATTTGCTTCTTCTGGAGATATTGCAAATACTTTGCCCCTAAGAGCAGAACATGTTAGGAACACAAAAGGAATAAACATCGTTTTGCTTGACCATGATGAAATTACAAGATTAAAAAAATTCGCATATTCCAAACAGACGACTGACATTGAAGACTATTTTAAGACAAGGCTAGGCCTCATTACAAACAAAAAGAGAACGATTGCAGACGAGATGCACGCTCAAAAGGATGTAACAATAGGCCGTACAATAGGATGTGAAAGATTGCTTCCAGTTAACTTCTGGAACGAATCGCCGCGATACATCATGAATAATCATGATCTCGTGCCATCAGACTCTACACTAAAGCTAGAACCGTATCTAGTGATAAATTACAGATTGTACGTTCAAGCACGGCATCAGAATACTGGAAAACCAAAAGAAAGTAACGGCGTCGAAACAGTCATAGTTGATGCGGTTCATGGTACGATTGTTCCTGAAAATGATCCAGTTTTCAAACATTTGATAAAATATTATGCAAATGCGGAAATACACACAGCAGTTCAGGAAAAAGGATTTACAATCAAAAAAACAGAACCGTTTGTAAATCAGAGGGAAACAATACGAGCTGTGCGCGAGCAAATCGCAGCACAAAATGAAATCAGGACACATTACACAACTGCAAAAAACGAACAAAGGCAAAAAATTGTAAGGCCTAGATCAGATGACGTTCGCATAATCGGGTCGTATCTAATTTACGTACCTGTTTGGGATGTCAGGTTTAACCTTGGAGACAAGACATATCAGAGAATCTATTTTGGATATGACGACGAAGATGTCATTTTGGATGAAATGTCAAAATGCCAAATCAAATCATGTGAATACAACACTAACTCCATTTGTTTAACGTGCCATTCCACCACATGCGACAATCACAATCGTCCCTGTTTGGTGTGTTCAGATATTTTGTGCGAGATATGCGCGCATGTATGCATCGATTGTAGAAAAAACTTTTGCAACAAACACAATCCTCAAACCGTTTGCGGCATATGCAGAGCAACTTTATGTAAAAATTGCAGCACGGTGTTATGTACAGAGTGTAAGACGATGATGTGTTCCAATCATAGAGAAAAATGTAGTCGGTGTAATGATTATGTGTGCATATCACATATCATATCGAAAAAATACATTCTAGTTGCAAAGAATTTCTGCAGTCAATTGTGTCTTAACAGATTCGATGAGACATATAGAACAAGAGGGATATTTGTTAGACTCAAGAAAATCCTAATGAAATAG